A section of the Amblyomma americanum isolate KBUSLIRL-KWMA chromosome 2, ASM5285725v1, whole genome shotgun sequence genome encodes:
- the Arl6IP1 gene encoding ADP-ribosylation factor-like 6 interacting protein 1: MDNAKYTSQEQEHAKKLRLKLEGWREVVLPLNSVLLWSQPYYPGCIFGAISAIFLILWYMEPSLLTTFSLIGMLACLLDYTVPLLLAQLCSPDKWTSQHERQLHEICLEMAHAWHSVQGAWATVKKAKQDKPKAYVVAVLISLLLVAWIGNAFDNLFLTYLIVLFLAMIPGMKHHGIFKKYFSAVVLAIRNAIADKMKKN; this comes from the exons ATGGATAACGCAAAGTATACCTCTCAAGAGCAG GAACATGCCAAAAAGCTGAGGCTGAAGTTGGAAGGATGGCGAGAGGTGGTGCTGCCCCTCAACTCAGTCCTGCTCTGGAGTCAGCCCTACTACCCGGGATGCATCTTTGGTGCCATCTCAGCAATCTTCCT CATACTGTGGTACATGGAACCGTCCCTGCTAACCACCTTTTCGCTGATTGGCATGCTGGCATGCCTGCTGGACTACACAGTGCCGTTGCTGCTCGCCCAGCTTTGCAGCCCGGACAAGTG GACCAGCCAGCATGAGCGCCAGCTGCATGAGATATGCCTCGAGATGGCTCACGCGTGGCATTCAGTCCAAGGCGCCTGGGCAACTGTCAAGAAGGCGAAGCAAGACAAGCCTAAGGCG TATGTGGTGGCGGTGCTCATCTCTCTCCTTCTGGTGGCTTGGATTGGGAATGCTTTTGACAACCTCTTCCTTACCTACCTTATTG TGTTATTCCTCGCGATGATCCCTGGCATGAAGCACCATGGAATTTTCAAGAAGTACTTTTCGGCAGTCGTCCTTGCCATCAGGAATGCCATTGCTGACAAGATGAAGAAGAACTAA
- the Gos28 gene encoding golgi SNAP receptor complex member Gos28, which produces MMASGGYALEDLRKQARQLENEIDLKLVSFSKLGTGFGSRELRNESHDTAPLLGRDHMFETMTLEIEQLLTKLGEVNDQMSQVQTASGGAPSATVLHTLQRHRDILQDYAREFHKTRTNVQAHRERDLLLGSVRRDIDSYKNSSSLNRRSEGYLKEHEHIKNSDRLVHEQINIAMRTKDELLSQRNALKAIQTKMTTLANRFPMINSLVQRINLRKRRDSIILGLVIGTCTVLLLLYITH; this is translated from the exons ATGATGGCGTCCGGTGGTTACGCGTTGGAAG ATTTACGAAAACAAGCACGTCAGCTTGAAAATGAAATCGACCTCAAGCTTGTCTCATTCAGCAAGCTCGGCACTGGCTTTGGTTCCAGAGAGCTCAGGAATGAGAG CCATGACACTGCCCCATTGCTTGGCAGGGACCACATGTTTGAGACAATGACTTTGGAAATAGAGCAACTGCTAACCAAG CTGGGTGAGGTGAACGACCAGATGAGCCAGGTGCAGACGGCGAGCGGGGGAGCGCCCAGTGCCACGGTGCTGCACACACTGCAGCGCCACCGCGACATTCTGCAGGACTATGCCCGCGAGTTCCACAAGACGCGCACCAACGTCCAGGCCCACCGAGAGCGGGACCTGCTGCTGGGATCCGTGCGCAGGGACATTGA CTCCTATAAGAATTCCTCCAGCCTGAACCGGCGGTCTGAAGGCTACTTGAAGGAACATGAGCATATCAAAAA TTCAGACCGTCTCGTGCATGAGCAGATAAA TATTGCCATGCGAACAAAGGATGAGCTGTTGAGTCAGCGCAATGCCCTGAAGGCCATTCAGACCAAGATGACCACTCTGGCCA ACCGCTTTCCCATGATCAACAGCCTAGTGCAGAGGATCAACCTGCGCAAACGGAGGGACTCCATCATCCTGGGCCTGGTCATTGGGACATGCAcagtgctgctgttgctgtacaTTACCCATTGA